The following coding sequences are from one Leptospira mayottensis 200901116 window:
- a CDS encoding CheR family methyltransferase encodes MFMTSKDTQDIEIDLLLEAIFQRYGYDFRQYSEAHVRRRLMSRLVLSGFNNISEMQDQVLHDKTFAARLLQDLSITVTEMFRDPDFYACLREKVIPILKTYPFVKIWHAGCSTGEEAYSMAIVLREEGLYERSVIYATDFNERALNAAREGIFRNDAMKEYTINYQLSGGKGFFSDYYTSDQEMVIMNQMLKKNIVWANHNLVTDSVFAEVNLVLCRNVLIYFKRELQSKVHRLFFESLVNGGILCLGSKEGISYGDLREKYDALDLKQKIYKKKY; translated from the coding sequence ATGTTTATGACGTCTAAGGATACTCAGGACATAGAAATCGATCTTCTTTTGGAGGCAATTTTTCAAAGATACGGTTATGATTTTAGGCAATATTCCGAAGCTCATGTACGAAGACGGCTGATGAGTCGGCTTGTACTTTCAGGTTTTAATAATATTTCCGAAATGCAGGATCAGGTATTACACGACAAAACTTTTGCCGCTAGGTTATTGCAGGATTTATCGATCACCGTTACGGAAATGTTTCGTGATCCTGATTTTTACGCGTGTTTGAGAGAAAAGGTCATTCCTATTTTAAAAACGTATCCATTTGTAAAGATTTGGCATGCAGGTTGTTCTACCGGAGAAGAGGCTTATTCTATGGCGATCGTTCTTAGAGAAGAGGGTTTGTATGAAAGGTCGGTTATCTATGCCACCGATTTTAATGAACGTGCTTTGAATGCGGCAAGGGAAGGCATTTTTAGAAATGATGCAATGAAGGAATACACGATCAATTATCAACTTTCGGGAGGAAAAGGTTTTTTTTCGGATTATTATACTTCCGATCAGGAAATGGTAATTATGAATCAAATGCTAAAAAAGAATATCGTATGGGCTAATCATAATTTAGTGACGGATAGTGTTTTTGCGGAAGTTAATCTTGTGTTATGTAGAAATGTTTTGATTTACTTTAAGAGAGAACTTCAGAGCAAAGTGCATCGTCTTTTTTTTGAAAGTCTCGTAAACGGAGGAATTCTTTGTTTGGGTTCTAAAGAGGGGATTTCTTATGGGGATTTACGGGAGAAATACGATGCGTTAGATTTGAAACAAAAGATATACAAGAAAAAATATTAG
- a CDS encoding chemotaxis protein CheB — translation MDYEAIVIGVSAGGMNAMKVILPSLPAGYKIPLILVQHIGPRSDGTWFRILGDLCNIKIKEAEEKEKIEPGTVYVAPPNYHLLIEKDRTVSLSISERVNFSRPSIDVLFESASDAYGDRLIGIVLTGANSDGAKGLKKIKENGGLAIVQDPLYSEVSLMPESAIKAGPVDYILSLEKIAELLIRLDQNNLNRGYT, via the coding sequence ATGGATTACGAGGCGATTGTAATAGGAGTTTCCGCAGGGGGGATGAATGCGATGAAAGTGATATTGCCGTCTTTACCTGCGGGATACAAAATTCCACTGATCCTCGTTCAACATATTGGTCCCCGTTCCGATGGTACATGGTTTAGGATTCTCGGAGATCTGTGTAATATCAAGATCAAAGAGGCGGAGGAAAAGGAAAAGATCGAACCGGGAACCGTTTATGTAGCTCCGCCTAATTATCATTTATTGATTGAAAAGGATAGGACAGTTTCTCTTTCAATTAGTGAGCGAGTGAATTTCTCAAGGCCTTCTATAGATGTTTTATTTGAATCTGCTTCTGATGCTTACGGTGATAGGTTGATCGGAATTGTTTTAACGGGTGCAAATTCGGACGGTGCAAAGGGTTTAAAAAAGATCAAAGAAAACGGTGGCTTGGCGATCGTTCAAGATCCATTATACTCCGAGGTTTCTTTGATGCCGGAGTCGGCTATTAAGGCGGGGCCGGTGGATTATATACTTTCTTTGGAAAAGATTGCGGAACTACTGATAAGATTGGATCAAAATAATCTAAACCGAGGATATACATGA
- a CDS encoding lysophospholipid acyltransferase family protein — MNSQETCVNKKQNRITYVFGDAEPGIHPGSSLRARKILRWFGRIYGSLFYKTDVSGLENVPKEGTVLVLVKHQRNDDIPVGLAKGLYKARWDIWAIMKDSMAAPMFFNFFLKCGGIPLNRLEPRKSKRDLLFARKVLYNGNMLVIFPEQTTVPYKMGKGRPGAFRFIVGKPETPLPVLCLGLDYRPRGFLRRTKLSIRIGELKYLNPNQDPEEFLHERMHEIASLTNMTYPYEFKKSKLESFEELDSAKVESIT; from the coding sequence ATGAATTCTCAAGAGACTTGCGTGAATAAAAAACAAAATAGAATCACTTATGTTTTCGGCGACGCCGAACCGGGCATACACCCGGGCAGTTCGCTTCGAGCACGGAAAATTCTTCGTTGGTTTGGAAGAATTTACGGAAGCCTCTTTTATAAAACCGACGTCAGCGGACTTGAAAACGTTCCAAAAGAAGGAACCGTTCTTGTGCTTGTAAAACACCAAAGAAACGATGACATTCCAGTCGGTCTTGCAAAAGGGTTGTATAAAGCTCGTTGGGACATCTGGGCGATTATGAAAGATTCCATGGCCGCTCCGATGTTTTTTAATTTCTTTTTAAAATGTGGAGGAATTCCCCTCAATCGGCTCGAACCCCGCAAAAGCAAAAGAGATCTTCTTTTTGCAAGAAAAGTATTATACAATGGTAATATGCTGGTTATCTTTCCAGAACAGACAACAGTACCTTATAAAATGGGAAAAGGAAGACCGGGCGCTTTCCGTTTTATCGTAGGAAAACCCGAAACCCCTCTACCCGTTTTGTGTTTAGGACTGGACTACAGACCCCGTGGATTTTTACGCAGAACCAAACTTTCGATTCGAATCGGAGAATTAAAATATTTGAATCCGAACCAGGACCCGGAAGAATTTCTACACGAACGCATGCACGAAATCGCAAGTCTTACGAATATGACCTATCCATACGAATTCAAAAAATCTAAATTAGAAAGTTTTGAAGAATTAGATTCTGCAAAGGTTGAATCAATCACATGA
- a CDS encoding patatin-like phospholipase family protein gives MKIPIAKGSKRALLVEGGGMKGAFAGGALHALHTLVSPKHYDLVVAVSSGACSAAYYVTMPKPEPEKSLKTLAIWYIELAGRKLISPFHPFQGKTFLDQEYLVDDLFGRKYPLPAENFEKFGLPELRVAVSNLQTRTIEYVRATSSNIFDLLKAATSLPIATRGKHKVDGKLYSDAAILNPLPLGDLIEAGYKDITVVLNSPVERISPPFGMLTSILSFPKDWKMAKLMNRWHHHHFNLARAVAQKPPKGVLIHTISPENPLPVTLVTTNASKLKETVNLGISKGEEIGKLLSKLFTKGKDEKKKSISKRKKTK, from the coding sequence ATGAAAATCCCAATAGCAAAAGGAAGTAAACGCGCCCTTCTCGTAGAAGGGGGCGGGATGAAAGGGGCATTTGCCGGTGGTGCTCTACATGCTTTGCATACCTTGGTTTCCCCGAAACATTACGATTTGGTCGTAGCGGTTTCCTCTGGTGCCTGCTCGGCCGCTTATTACGTAACAATGCCAAAACCAGAGCCTGAAAAAAGCTTAAAAACTCTTGCGATTTGGTATATTGAACTTGCTGGAAGAAAACTTATCTCTCCTTTTCACCCTTTTCAGGGAAAAACCTTTTTAGACCAGGAATATCTCGTAGATGATCTGTTCGGACGCAAATATCCCTTACCGGCAGAAAATTTTGAAAAGTTCGGTCTGCCCGAATTAAGAGTTGCGGTCAGCAATCTTCAGACTCGAACAATCGAATACGTGCGTGCAACTTCATCAAATATATTTGATCTTTTGAAAGCGGCAACTTCTCTTCCGATCGCAACCAGAGGAAAACATAAAGTGGACGGGAAACTATATTCAGACGCGGCAATACTCAATCCTCTTCCGCTGGGAGATTTGATCGAGGCGGGTTATAAAGATATTACCGTTGTCTTAAATTCTCCCGTGGAAAGGATCTCTCCTCCGTTCGGAATGCTGACCAGTATTTTATCTTTTCCAAAAGACTGGAAAATGGCAAAACTGATGAATAGATGGCACCATCACCATTTCAATCTCGCAAGAGCAGTTGCACAAAAACCTCCGAAAGGAGTTCTAATTCATACAATCTCTCCCGAAAATCCTTTGCCAGTGACTCTCGTTACTACGAATGCAAGCAAACTGAAAGAAACTGTAAATCTAGGAATTTCTAAAGGAGAAGAAATTGGAAAACTTCTTTCGAAACTTTTTACGAAAGGTAAAGATGAAAAAAAGAAATCCATTTCAAAAAGAAAAAAGACAAAATAA
- a CDS encoding LA_1737 family protein produces MRNQILFTILFLIPGILSAQSRTYAGDPFDELVKEKKEIFGSEKEEKYPVRALIVDIEKWKGHFAWHVFWFIRSTDYPKFKQFRIFPFYNSIEAKSGKAELTYLFPAFGYKRVEAEGVEEKFFLSPFYYRNTIQPANGGVGYKESTNFYWLGYNSSSSGPGFEKSFSMVPGFFPLFTRSVELTNGLKRTDTMVLPVYFNTESAEESSTILTLFRWGHDTEKKFFNFFPLLHYTNYKTREDYSFTFFPLYHQSKSSISSRKSATYSPLWFYNEEQTSNSYSSSLFLPFPFLYRSKTVLFQEESTSLLLAPLALYFREDGEHSKFRNFLIFQWGSEKDWSYFRILPLIYLSGTKNQSDRLFTFFPFVFYKENSHLTLFPLVFYKKDSYFTFFPFYHHSYEGENFTQYFLPFVYRSRGKENAETLILNTYWSSNKDDLTSFHFVPFWFYKKKEYTHLVPFVFSWKDEDGGENLGGPLYYRYRSKNVFGDYYLNTYYKRERGKGMTELISFPILFYKQDSHLTILPIYHHSIESDDFTQYFLLPIPIYRHIRKMESETLVLNTYWARDAKGEYLSSTFFPFYFHKKDSYLHIPFALFFQTQDAAYKETFAPFYYRYSSMSEDEIFFLGYHDYNSDNRSFRRLYPFYYSSKEKSGASFLGLAGLFYQWKSASAETTTRRIIPLHYYQKNEYNLWLPFYYRFGGDDDNYFSFSPIHFRLRSPNVDWDWVFLLYYSSEDREEKTSSRFLAPLYFEWKNKESRGDILFPAYLKYYEKNKNLELYFGGISISQTGGRFDASLKASESGKEFYVDLDYSFVYNVFSVSLRKEVSNPFTFFTDEKREESVPVAPQAQNEKKTIPKKEIPLASSETQNASTSSSNFSSYKKLARGNSRNYFGWEALFGIASYQSGDDKKHFRILPLGWFTWGKNNDDRIVMFPLPLPTFLGTVGDESYRVVFPLYAEQRKGEDYTKAFGIFLFVMEKEKDRMEYSILWPLIHYAKSKEEISYRFFPIFAHREAADRLETKSIFYYRSKEKTGVYESSSFHGILFPFYHASKETFTKGDSVSGGGYSLFFPFYYRNYQDKSAGGISVFKERNLYTPLLLYSSKEDSLLDSKDSFVLSPFFYSSYDKNKIFNKSYISDFNLILPIPFAFWGQEGEEKYKFVLGYYDSNTPEKSSWNVLMLFGSSVTKRETKEERFSYVFPFFFRTEVLEKGIVNSTSMTLPIPFLFSTYRNSKELDTVKGGLKETNGWDWLFFANYEKRQYPNIQKTESDFKILFGAIGGYSSGKEPQKETFSWNLSLFLFRKSVFEKGVKTYSSTLIPVVFSNEETPDSSETTFFLIASSKTNSSTGFKRTMFLPFLYNKEERIRPGYTDSFLFVSFLFFQSKSIQEENGGNRSVDRFYTFPLLYTFENRIQENKIKKEVWGYDWLFFANYKNTKYLNTESTSLKLLLSTFGYETSGSREEHETSWYLFPLFFYKSEDHKEYESYRWFTPIVAYRSYNESQDKIRSHTNLFGILLNYKRDDENGTKSFFLFPSIYWSKDARSKESIFFFLPLIYNFSSEEESQFFLMGYYQRGNSVSNRYNFLYLYDYEFYLKEQKKELILFLGAFSAEFEKDRTRWGVLGGVLLGYESTPQMTDWNFLWIRYLNSPQERIQNFLPIYRYGETQEGYSFLAPPLLTYHEKDSDGTLTLGGLGLFYYRNRSEFKKEESTKILGGLFYFSEKKAARGYQNHGVLGFPLIGGLLWNYEHEEETGFEKTSVLKFVFSRTTYKGKTWNSYFGISPSLWFDKNEDN; encoded by the coding sequence ATGCGAAATCAAATCCTATTTACGATCTTATTTCTTATTCCTGGAATTCTTTCAGCGCAAAGTCGGACTTATGCGGGAGATCCTTTTGACGAACTCGTAAAGGAAAAAAAGGAAATTTTCGGAAGCGAAAAGGAAGAGAAGTATCCCGTCCGCGCCCTGATCGTGGATATTGAAAAATGGAAAGGACATTTTGCGTGGCATGTGTTTTGGTTTATCCGCAGCACGGATTATCCAAAATTTAAGCAATTTAGAATATTCCCGTTTTATAATTCTATCGAAGCTAAGTCCGGAAAGGCCGAGTTGACGTATCTTTTTCCGGCTTTCGGTTACAAACGTGTGGAAGCCGAAGGTGTGGAGGAGAAATTTTTTCTTTCCCCATTTTATTATCGGAATACGATTCAACCCGCAAACGGAGGAGTGGGTTATAAGGAATCCACGAATTTTTATTGGCTCGGTTATAATTCCAGTTCTTCCGGTCCAGGGTTCGAAAAAAGTTTTAGCATGGTTCCGGGCTTTTTTCCCTTGTTTACACGGAGTGTGGAATTGACGAACGGATTAAAGCGAACAGACACGATGGTCCTTCCCGTGTATTTCAATACGGAAAGCGCGGAAGAATCCTCTACGATTCTCACTCTATTTCGATGGGGACACGACACCGAAAAGAAATTCTTCAATTTCTTTCCTTTGCTGCATTATACGAATTATAAAACCCGAGAAGATTATTCCTTTACCTTCTTTCCGCTGTATCATCAATCCAAATCAAGCATCAGTTCTCGGAAATCGGCAACATATTCCCCTCTTTGGTTTTACAACGAGGAGCAAACTTCGAATTCCTATTCGAGTTCCCTGTTTTTACCGTTCCCGTTTCTATATAGATCGAAAACGGTTTTATTTCAGGAAGAATCCACGAGCTTGTTACTCGCGCCTTTGGCCCTGTATTTTCGGGAGGATGGAGAACATTCTAAATTTCGAAACTTTCTTATCTTTCAGTGGGGAAGCGAAAAGGATTGGAGTTATTTTCGGATTCTTCCCCTAATATATTTGTCCGGAACCAAAAATCAATCTGACCGTTTGTTTACGTTTTTTCCGTTCGTTTTTTACAAGGAGAATTCTCATCTTACGCTCTTTCCACTTGTGTTCTACAAAAAGGATTCCTATTTCACTTTTTTTCCGTTTTATCATCATTCCTACGAGGGAGAAAATTTTACGCAGTATTTTCTGCCATTCGTTTATCGCAGTCGAGGAAAAGAAAATGCAGAAACCTTAATATTAAACACGTATTGGAGTTCTAATAAGGACGATCTGACTTCCTTTCACTTTGTACCTTTTTGGTTTTACAAAAAGAAAGAATACACGCATCTTGTTCCGTTTGTCTTTTCTTGGAAGGATGAGGATGGAGGTGAAAATTTAGGAGGTCCTCTTTACTACCGATATCGATCCAAAAACGTTTTCGGAGATTATTATCTGAATACGTATTACAAACGGGAAAGAGGGAAGGGGATGACGGAGCTGATCAGCTTTCCTATTCTTTTTTACAAACAGGATTCTCACCTTACGATTCTGCCCATTTATCATCATTCCATCGAAAGCGACGATTTTACACAATATTTTTTGCTGCCGATTCCTATTTACAGACATATTCGAAAAATGGAATCTGAAACGTTGGTCTTAAACACGTATTGGGCTCGTGACGCAAAAGGAGAATATCTTTCTTCCACATTTTTTCCGTTTTATTTTCATAAAAAGGATTCGTATCTGCACATTCCTTTCGCTCTTTTTTTTCAAACACAGGACGCGGCCTATAAAGAAACCTTTGCGCCTTTTTATTACCGTTATTCTAGTATGAGCGAAGACGAAATCTTTTTCTTAGGTTATCACGACTACAACTCGGATAACCGGTCCTTTAGACGTTTGTATCCGTTCTACTATTCTTCTAAGGAAAAAAGTGGCGCTTCGTTTTTAGGTTTGGCCGGACTTTTTTATCAATGGAAGAGCGCATCCGCAGAAACGACGACCCGCAGAATTATACCTTTACACTACTATCAAAAAAATGAATATAATCTTTGGCTTCCCTTTTATTACCGTTTCGGAGGGGACGATGATAATTATTTTTCTTTCAGTCCGATTCATTTTCGACTTCGTTCGCCTAACGTGGATTGGGATTGGGTTTTTCTTCTCTATTATTCTTCCGAAGATCGCGAGGAAAAAACGAGTTCGCGATTTTTAGCGCCTCTTTACTTCGAATGGAAAAATAAGGAATCCAGAGGGGACATTCTTTTTCCCGCTTATTTAAAATATTATGAAAAGAACAAGAACTTAGAGTTGTATTTCGGCGGAATTTCCATCTCCCAAACTGGCGGAAGGTTCGACGCTTCGTTGAAGGCGAGCGAATCCGGAAAAGAATTCTATGTGGATCTTGATTATTCTTTCGTATATAACGTTTTCAGCGTTTCTTTGAGGAAGGAAGTTTCCAATCCTTTTACGTTCTTTACGGATGAAAAGAGGGAAGAATCGGTTCCGGTTGCTCCTCAGGCTCAGAACGAAAAAAAGACCATTCCGAAAAAAGAAATTCCTCTCGCTTCCTCGGAAACTCAGAACGCTTCGACTTCGTCTTCCAATTTCTCTTCGTATAAAAAGCTGGCGAGAGGGAATTCAAGAAATTATTTCGGATGGGAGGCACTGTTTGGAATCGCGAGTTATCAATCCGGAGACGATAAAAAACACTTCCGGATTCTTCCTTTGGGTTGGTTTACATGGGGAAAGAACAACGACGATCGCATCGTGATGTTTCCGCTTCCCCTGCCTACTTTTTTGGGAACGGTTGGCGACGAATCGTATCGTGTCGTTTTTCCTCTGTATGCGGAACAAAGAAAGGGGGAAGATTATACGAAGGCCTTCGGGATTTTTTTATTCGTAATGGAGAAGGAAAAGGATCGGATGGAATATTCGATTTTGTGGCCTTTGATACATTATGCGAAATCGAAAGAGGAAATTTCGTATCGTTTTTTTCCGATCTTTGCGCATAGAGAAGCTGCGGACCGCCTGGAAACGAAGAGCATCTTTTACTACCGATCCAAGGAAAAAACGGGCGTTTACGAATCCTCTTCCTTTCATGGGATTCTGTTTCCATTTTATCACGCCTCAAAGGAGACCTTTACGAAAGGTGATTCCGTGTCGGGTGGCGGATATAGTCTGTTTTTTCCTTTTTATTACCGAAATTACCAGGACAAGTCCGCGGGAGGAATCTCTGTTTTTAAGGAAAGAAATCTTTATACGCCGTTGTTGTTGTATTCTTCGAAGGAGGATTCCCTTCTTGATTCCAAGGATTCCTTTGTTTTGAGTCCTTTCTTTTATTCCTCGTATGATAAAAATAAAATATTCAATAAATCATATATTTCCGATTTTAACCTGATTTTGCCGATCCCATTCGCGTTTTGGGGCCAAGAGGGGGAGGAAAAATACAAATTCGTTCTAGGTTATTACGATTCCAACACTCCAGAAAAATCCTCTTGGAACGTTTTGATGCTGTTCGGTTCAAGTGTAACGAAAAGAGAAACAAAAGAGGAAAGATTTTCCTATGTCTTTCCGTTCTTTTTTAGGACGGAGGTTCTAGAAAAAGGAATCGTAAATTCCACGTCTATGACTCTGCCGATTCCGTTTCTGTTTTCCACGTATCGAAACTCGAAAGAACTCGACACCGTGAAAGGTGGACTCAAAGAGACGAACGGATGGGACTGGTTATTTTTTGCGAATTACGAAAAAAGACAATACCCGAATATTCAAAAAACAGAATCCGATTTCAAAATACTTTTCGGAGCGATCGGAGGTTATTCTTCCGGAAAGGAACCCCAGAAAGAAACCTTCTCTTGGAATCTTTCCTTGTTTTTATTTCGAAAGTCGGTCTTTGAAAAGGGAGTGAAGACGTATTCATCCACTTTGATTCCGGTCGTTTTCTCAAACGAGGAAACTCCGGATTCGTCGGAAACGACTTTCTTTTTGATTGCGAGTTCCAAAACGAATTCAAGCACGGGATTCAAACGCACTATGTTTCTACCGTTCTTGTATAATAAGGAGGAGCGAATCCGTCCAGGTTATACGGATTCATTTTTATTCGTCAGTTTTCTTTTTTTTCAATCCAAATCAATTCAGGAAGAAAACGGGGGAAACAGAAGCGTGGATCGTTTTTATACGTTTCCCCTTTTGTATACCTTCGAAAATCGGATTCAGGAAAATAAGATCAAAAAGGAAGTTTGGGGTTACGATTGGCTCTTTTTTGCGAACTATAAGAATACGAAGTATTTGAACACCGAATCCACTTCGTTAAAACTTTTGCTTTCGACTTTCGGATACGAAACTAGCGGAAGTAGAGAGGAACACGAAACGAGTTGGTATCTGTTTCCTCTTTTCTTTTACAAAAGTGAGGATCACAAGGAATACGAATCTTATCGTTGGTTCACTCCGATCGTAGCCTATAGAAGTTATAACGAAAGTCAGGACAAGATCCGTTCTCATACGAATCTTTTCGGAATTCTTCTGAACTATAAACGCGACGACGAAAACGGAACCAAAAGTTTTTTTCTTTTTCCTTCGATCTATTGGTCTAAGGATGCGCGTTCTAAGGAAAGTATCTTCTTTTTTCTTCCGCTGATATACAATTTTTCCAGCGAGGAAGAATCCCAATTCTTTTTAATGGGATACTATCAGCGCGGAAATTCCGTGTCAAACCGTTATAACTTTTTATATCTCTATGATTATGAATTCTATCTGAAGGAACAAAAAAAGGAGCTGATTCTCTTTTTGGGCGCGTTCAGCGCAGAATTCGAAAAGGATAGGACCCGTTGGGGAGTTTTGGGAGGAGTTCTTCTCGGTTACGAATCGACTCCACAGATGACCGATTGGAACTTTCTTTGGATTCGATATCTCAATTCTCCTCAGGAAAGAATTCAAAACTTTCTTCCAATCTATCGATATGGTGAAACTCAGGAAGGTTATTCTTTTCTGGCTCCGCCTTTGCTTACGTATCACGAAAAGGATTCGGATGGAACCCTAACGTTAGGCGGTCTTGGACTTTTCTATTACCGCAACCGATCCGAATTCAAAAAGGAAGAATCCACGAAGATACTTGGAGGCCTTTTTTATTTTTCCGAAAAGAAAGCGGCCCGCGGTTATCAGAATCACGGGGTTTTAGGCTTTCCTTTGATTGGAGGTCTTCTTTGGAACTACGAACACGAGGAAGAGACGGGGTTCGAAAAAACTTCCGTTTTAAAATTCGTGTTCAGCAGAACCACATACAAAGGAAAAACTTGGAATAGTTACTTCGGGATTTCTCCTTCGTTATGGTTCGATAAGAACGAAGATAATTAA
- a CDS encoding nuclear transport factor 2 family protein, with protein MNTQTQSIKKSVSKLNEMILAGDVIKAFEEFYHPNVVMQENTQNPTVGFEANLAREKDFVSKAKWNHAEVLGTIVDEEKNRSVVEWVVDYVHKEWGHVKTTQASVQTWQDGKIIHERFYYTLG; from the coding sequence ATGAACACACAAACACAAAGTATCAAAAAGAGCGTTTCCAAATTGAACGAAATGATTCTCGCAGGCGACGTGATCAAAGCCTTTGAAGAATTCTATCACCCAAATGTAGTAATGCAGGAAAATACGCAGAATCCTACTGTTGGTTTTGAGGCGAATCTTGCGAGAGAAAAGGACTTCGTATCCAAAGCGAAGTGGAACCACGCGGAAGTTTTAGGTACGATCGTGGACGAAGAAAAAAATAGAAGCGTTGTCGAGTGGGTAGTTGATTATGTTCATAAGGAATGGGGACATGTTAAAACTACACAAGCGAGCGTTCAAACTTGGCAAGACGGAAAGATCATTCACGAAAGATTTTACTACACTCTCGGTTGA
- a CDS encoding MarR family winged helix-turn-helix transcriptional regulator, whose product MKEKLSKQSIDTWAAGLKFYTSASSKIESDLTKMKAISLTWYDVLYSVYTKPKKRSRMSDIAQEIILSKSALTRSVDKLVAEGFLKRERSEEDAREFIVEITTSGIQALRDSWPIYEEGIREIFISKLTPKEINELLRIFRKLNQT is encoded by the coding sequence ATGAAAGAAAAATTATCGAAACAGTCGATCGACACTTGGGCCGCCGGATTGAAATTTTATACCTCCGCTTCCTCCAAAATCGAATCCGACCTTACGAAAATGAAGGCAATTTCTCTCACCTGGTATGACGTGCTCTATTCAGTCTATACGAAACCTAAAAAACGATCTAGAATGTCTGATATCGCTCAAGAAATTATTCTCAGTAAAAGCGCATTGACCCGTTCCGTTGATAAATTGGTCGCCGAGGGTTTTTTAAAACGAGAAAGAAGCGAAGAAGACGCAAGAGAATTCATCGTAGAAATCACTACTTCAGGAATTCAAGCCCTAAGGGACTCTTGGCCAATTTATGAAGAAGGTATTCGGGAGATTTTTATTTCCAAACTGACTCCCAAGGAAATAAATGAACTTTTGAGAATTTTTAGAAAGCTGAACCAAACCTAA